The Helianthus annuus cultivar XRQ/B chromosome 16, HanXRQr2.0-SUNRISE, whole genome shotgun sequence genome includes a window with the following:
- the LOC110917547 gene encoding putative F-box protein At1g32420, which yields MSDNIPFELQVEIMKRLPVKSLIQFRTVSKAWKSMIDSSVFVADYRTQAKHIFLRYDDITDLSLRYVSVVDDDTFPRNRVFLTPPRLVTEREYFRILGYSHGLFCFYPGSPVTGRGKALIWNPSVRKTVEVVVPNVAVGETYETVVGFGVCRVTNDPKIVKITHVVSWEDIESARCIPWEVEVFTLSTGAWRRLGGNLPRKLVRFQFNTAFDCCSVVVDGVIYWFATDRNTMNGGSCHLLISFDITSEQFGEVNLPNRLAHPPPERWFILLKPRESLVVVDNEWEDDRRVYDVWMMEGGVSKSFTKLSTFSCQTDDYVTPMVFRKSGEHIIEIVDDQYAHLVAYKPRSKQIDDLGIEGWFGTFFMHPYIETLSLLDQPTARSDSDGD from the coding sequence ATGTCAGACAACATACCGTTCGAACTCCAAGTGGAAATTATGAAGAGGCTTCCCGTGAAATCCTTGATTCAATTCCGAACCGTCTCAAAGGCATGGAAGTCTATGATCGACAGTTCAGTTTTTGTTGCTGATTATAGGACACAAGCAAAACATATATTTTTACGGTATGATGATATAACGGATCTCAGCCTAAGATACGTTTCAGTTGTTGACGACGATACTTTCCCCAGAAATAGAGTTTTTCTGACTCCTCCCCGATTGGTTACGGAGCGTGAGTATTTTAGAATATTGGGCTACTCTCACGGCTTGTTTTGTTTCTATCCAGGTAGCCCCGTCACTGGAAGGGGCAAGGCTCTTATTTGGAATCCATCTGTTAGAAAAACAGTTGAGGTTGTTGTGCCTAATGTGGCAGTTGGGGAAACATATGAAACCGTTGTAGGTTTCGGGGTTTGTCGTGTGACTAATGACCCTAAGATCGTCAAGATCACACATGTTGTTAGTTGGGAGGATATAGAGAGTGCACGTTGCATCCCCTGGGAAGTTGAGGTTTTTACACTAAGCACAGGGGCATGGAGAAGGCTTGGTGGCAATCTCCCTCGTAAATTGGTCCGCTTTCAGTTTAATACGGCTTTTGATTGTTGTTCGGTAGTTGTAGATGGGGTTATATATTGGTTTGCTACCGATAGGAATACCATGAATGGTGGGTCTTGTCATCTGCTTATATCATTTGATATAACAAGTGAACAATTTGGAGAAGTAAACCTCCCAAATAGGTTAGCACATCCCCCGCCTGAACGTTGGTTCATCTTGTTAAAACCAAGGGAGTCTCTTGTTGTGGTTGACAATGAGTGGGAGGACGATAGAAGGGTGTATGATGTATGGATGATGGAGGGTGGTGTTTCTAAATCGTTTACAAAGCTTTCCACTTTTAGCTGTCAGACAGATGATTATGTAACACCAATGGTATTCAGAAAGAGTGGTGAACATATAATTGAAATTGTAGACGACCAATATGCACATCTTGTTGCTTATAAGCCCCGTTCAAAGCAGATAGATGATCTTGGGATTGAGGGGTGGTTCGGTACATTTTTTATGCATCCCTACATAGAAACACTATCTCTGCTTGATCAGCCGACAGCTCGTAGTGATTCGGATGGTGATTAA
- the LOC110919653 gene encoding uncharacterized protein LOC110919653, translated as MYEVSTRVKDELKAYVASQKAKKTNDGLVDLADEEEDDEVIEIPTQQNKRQKTNVKGPLDVMWSKGKGKQVQTSIKDACNKEIRAQTIQSIAAFFYQAGVAFNVANMNCLKEMLAAVGNYGPHLKPPSYHELRVPLLNNEVQHVEEWVETHRTEWMKYGCSVKSDGWTDRKQRTLINFLVNGSKGTVFMESVDASSYMKTGEKVFELLDGFVERIGEQNVVQVITDNGANFKLAGKMLMEKRKNLFWTPCAAHCLDLMLEDIGKIPDVKKTIEQAIFVVGYIYNHSFVLNLMREFTKNNELTRSGVTRFATTFLTLQSLQKQKSALRNMFASEQWTTSKWAEERKGARANDIVFTPTFFLEQCPVYVYEGMERAKTAIAAALGGEDNAEYIR; from the exons ATGTACGAGGTGTCCACAAGAGTTAAAGACGAGTTGAAGGCGTATGTTGCGAGCCAAAAGGCCAAGAAAACAAATGATGGGTTGGTTGATTTGGCTGATGAAGAGGAGGATGATGAAGTTATAGAGATACCAACTCAGCAAAATAAGAGGCAGAAGACTAATGTGAAGGGGCCATTAGATGTCATGTGGTCAAAAG GTAAAGGAAAACAAGTTCAAACAAGCATCAAGGATGCTTGTAATAAAGAGATCCGAGCCCAAACAATACAGTCCATTGCAGCGTTTTTCTACCAGGCTGGGGTTGCATTTAATGTGGCTAATATGAACTGCTTAAAAGAGATGCTTGCGGCTGTTGGAAACTATGGGCCACATTTAAAGCCTCCATCATACCATGAGCTTCGCGTGCCGTTACTAAACAATGAGGTACAACATGTGGAGGAGTGGGTCGAAACTCATAGAACTGAGTGGATGAAGTACGGTTGTTCGGTAAAGTCGGATGGATGGACAGATAGGAAGCAAAGAACGTTGATTAACTTTCTTGTCAACGGTTCTAAAGGAACGGTGTTTATGGAGTCCGTTGATGCATCGTCGTATATGAAGACTGGTGAAAAGGTTTTTGAGCTCCTAGATGGGTTTGTGGAAAGGATTGGGGAACAAAATGTTGTTCAGGTTATTACCGACAATGGGGCCAACTTTAAGCTAGCAG GTAAAATGTTAATGGAAAAGCGGAAAAATCTATTTTGGACACCATGTGCAGCGCACTGCTTGGATCTAATGCTAGAAGATATCGGTAAGATTCCGGATGTGAAAAAAACTATTGAACAAGCTATCTTCGTTGTTGGTTATATTTATAACCATAGTTTTGTCTTGAACTTAATGAGGGAGTTCACTAAAAACAACGAGCTAACAAGGAGTGGAGTAACAAGGTTTGCAACCACGTTTCTTACGTTACAAAGCTTGCAAAAACAAAAATCTGCACTTAGAAACATGTTTGCTAGCGAACAGTGGACGACAAGTAAATGGGCTGAAGAACGTAAGGGAGCAAGAGCGAATGACATTGTTTTTACCCCAACTTTCTTTCTGGAACAATGTCCTGTTTACGTGTACGAAGGTATGGAACGAGCAAAAACTGCAATTGCAGCAGCTTTAGGAGGAGAAGATAATGCAGAATACATT CGATAA